The Mastomys coucha isolate ucsf_1 unplaced genomic scaffold, UCSF_Mcou_1 pScaffold11, whole genome shotgun sequence genome includes a window with the following:
- the Lalba gene encoding alpha-lactalbumin, whose protein sequence is MNLNKYRKGACVLFHTSGYDTQAVVKNNGSTEYGLFQISNRFWCKSSEFPKSENICGISCDKFLNDELVDDIACAKKILDIKGIDYWKAYKPMCSEKLEQWRCEKP, encoded by the exons ATGAATTTGAACAAGTACAGGAAAG GGGCCTGCGTTTTATTTCATACCAGTGGCTACGACACACAAGCTGTTGtcaagaacaatggcagcacaGAGTACGGACTCTTCCAGATCAGTAACAGATTTTGGTGCAAGAGTAGCGAGTTCCCCAAGTCGGAGAACATCTGTGGCATCTCCTGTGACA AGTTCCTGAATGATGAGTTGGTAGACGATATAGCGTGTGCCAAGAAGATCTTGGATATCAAAGGAATCGACTACTG GAAGGCCTACAAGCCCATGTGCTCTGAGAAGCTTGAACAGTGGCGCTGTGAGAAGCCGTGA